The following are from one region of the Polaribacter marinaquae genome:
- a CDS encoding LytR/AlgR family response regulator transcription factor, producing the protein MNCIIIDDEKMARTILKTLCNEVKELNVLEDFPNALQAIKYLNENAVDLIFLDIHMPDFNGLDFIKSIKNPPKIILTTSDPQFAIEAFEYDFIIDYLLKPLELERFKKSIDKANKKVLTTSLPTSENNPKSSNNEIDNDFYVNIDRRLIKIDLPSIYLIEAKGDYIKIKTENKDYTVHSTLKKIEEKLPDSLFLKIHRSYIINIKKIIDIEDNSVLIKKDVVPVSRSKRPELMKRLDLL; encoded by the coding sequence ATGAATTGTATTATTATTGATGATGAAAAAATGGCTAGAACCATTTTAAAAACTTTATGCAATGAAGTTAAAGAATTAAATGTTCTAGAAGATTTTCCGAATGCTTTACAAGCAATCAAATATTTAAATGAAAATGCTGTAGATTTAATATTCTTAGATATTCATATGCCTGATTTTAATGGTTTAGATTTTATCAAAAGCATTAAAAATCCTCCAAAAATAATACTTACAACTTCAGATCCTCAATTTGCTATCGAAGCTTTTGAATATGATTTTATTATAGATTATTTACTAAAACCATTAGAGTTAGAACGTTTTAAAAAATCGATAGATAAAGCTAATAAAAAGGTTTTAACTACTTCATTACCTACATCAGAAAACAACCCAAAATCTTCTAATAATGAGATTGATAATGACTTTTATGTAAATATTGATAGAAGATTAATTAAAATAGATTTACCTAGTATTTATTTAATAGAAGCAAAGGGAGATTACATTAAAATTAAAACTGAAAATAAAGATTATACTGTACATTCTACATTAAAGAAAATAGAAGAAAAATTACCAGATTCTCTATTCCTTAAAATTCATAGATCTTATATAATCAATATTAAAAAGATAATAGATATTGAAGATAATAGTGTTTTAATTAAGAAAGATGTGGTACCTGTTAGTAGGTCTAAAAGACCTGAATTGATGAAAAGGTTAGATTTATTGTAA
- a CDS encoding T9SS type A sorting domain-containing protein — MKKLLLILISTAITSINAQNKNSLDNFISNEGSLHKNTTSVVNYLPKTGVFNSETTNISQPSDLLTTANANEIFIVDYYKNNKKVSTVLASKTKANIYDHSKVIYDRFYNDLLEDITILETRGHQIICSKIKRANGKIEYSLNFSIRENTNENELFSFWNRDQYPTGKYQNFQIWGSSYLQVEFIANFIIDKQTRLNGLKSLKNKDIIPNVFVKSGSYANGLLKLIIINKTSETAVILNSNIAATEIYKHKKTSKTIALFGAYTEVLQIETGILFDIGFTLQTNNSVQKDALYLADGPWGLDYLNEYATINNFKINVKNKSNSEKAHKVDRNASVTGEVKGNVNLFRHLLPRDQTLDVKNYSFVNFASINNKPVEIVIMQEDGRTWDNRLRYSIPATSELRNFSIPFSDFKDANGNSAVVTNIKTIVFSVIGDYTNFVPFDIEVNDLSFTSITVLNQEEQLKNSNAKPFNYPNPFSSNTTMVLSSSSSYIILQVYDSLGRVVDTKKIDTDSTQLRATYKAPNLKNGQYKYLLKDEKGKTFSGTFLIN; from the coding sequence ATGAAAAAATTGTTACTAATATTAATTTCTACTGCAATTACCTCGATAAATGCACAGAATAAAAATAGTTTAGACAATTTTATTTCTAATGAAGGATCTTTACATAAAAATACCACTTCCGTAGTTAATTATTTACCAAAAACTGGTGTCTTTAATTCGGAAACTACAAATATTTCTCAGCCGTCAGATTTATTAACTACTGCAAACGCAAATGAAATATTTATTGTAGACTATTATAAAAATAATAAAAAGGTTTCTACTGTATTAGCATCAAAAACAAAAGCGAATATATATGATCATTCAAAAGTAATATACGATAGATTTTATAATGATTTGTTAGAAGACATTACTATTTTAGAAACAAGAGGGCATCAAATTATTTGTTCTAAAATAAAAAGAGCTAACGGAAAAATTGAATATAGTTTGAATTTTTCTATAAGAGAAAATACTAATGAAAACGAATTATTTAGTTTTTGGAATAGAGATCAATATCCTACAGGAAAATATCAGAATTTTCAAATATGGGGAAGTTCTTATTTACAAGTAGAGTTTATTGCTAATTTTATTATTGATAAACAAACCCGACTAAACGGTTTAAAAAGTTTAAAAAACAAAGATATAATTCCCAATGTATTTGTAAAGTCTGGTTCTTATGCAAACGGACTATTAAAATTAATTATTATTAATAAAACTAGTGAAACTGCTGTTATTCTAAATAGTAATATAGCAGCTACAGAAATTTACAAGCATAAAAAAACATCTAAAACTATTGCTTTATTTGGTGCTTATACTGAAGTATTACAAATTGAAACAGGTATTTTATTTGACATCGGTTTTACTTTGCAAACTAACAATTCTGTTCAAAAAGATGCTTTATATTTAGCAGATGGCCCTTGGGGGTTGGATTATTTGAATGAATATGCAACTATCAACAACTTTAAAATAAACGTTAAAAATAAAAGTAATTCAGAAAAAGCTCATAAAGTTGATAGAAATGCATCTGTAACCGGAGAAGTTAAAGGAAACGTAAATCTATTTAGACATCTTTTACCAAGAGATCAAACTTTAGACGTAAAAAACTATAGTTTTGTAAATTTTGCATCAATAAATAATAAACCTGTAGAAATTGTAATAATGCAGGAAGATGGCAGAACTTGGGATAATAGATTAAGATACTCGATACCAGCAACATCAGAATTAAGAAATTTTAGTATTCCTTTTTCTGATTTTAAAGATGCCAATGGTAATTCTGCTGTAGTTACTAATATTAAAACAATTGTTTTTTCTGTTATAGGAGATTATACAAACTTTGTGCCTTTTGATATAGAAGTTAACGATTTGTCTTTCACATCAATTACAGTATTAAATCAAGAAGAACAGTTAAAAAACTCAAACGCAAAACCATTTAATTATCCTAATCCGTTTTCTAGCAATACAACCATGGTATTATCTTCTAGTTCTTCATATATAATTTTACAAGTGTATGATTCTTTAGGTAGAGTAGTAGATACTAAAAAAATAGATACAGATAGTACTCAATTGCGAGCAACTTATAAAGCGCCAAATTTAAAAAATGGTCAATATAAATATTTATTAAAGGACGAAAAAGGTAAAACCTTTTCGGGTACATTTTTAATAAACTGA